One window from the genome of Candidatus Manganitrophaceae bacterium encodes:
- a CDS encoding adenylyl-sulfate reductase subunit alpha, whose translation MERKIIHTDFLIIGGGTAGCMAAVEMKERYPQCSVTIMEKAHIDRSGCLAGGMNAINAYLNKGETPESFVRYVRADSCGLVREDLVKSMSELFEYGVKKVEKWGLPILCDDDGNYIPRGRWNIKINGESLKPILAKAARSAGAKVYNWVTVTNLLTKEARVVGAVGFSLRNGTFYVVQAKATLIATGGAAGIYRPNNTGDASHKTWYSPYNTGAGYAMGIRAGAEMTSYEMRYVAIRTKDAIAPTGTIALGAKAPLVNSDGERFMVTRYADLGGDGAPTPYRAHGPVQEIKEGRGPIYLDTRGLSAEKVRDLKSAYLDMYPSQVLYWLANDIDPAREPVEVQTTEPYVVGGHCQAGYWVDKDRRTTLKGLYAAGDVAGGAPFKFVSGCWAEGIIAARAMGSDIEKMAPAEVEAEQVDAEEERAFKPLKGHAKLRHGISAVDFEARLQKIMEEYAGGVSTHYEMNEKMLTIARDRLAKLPGEVGQLVASDLHHLMKVHEVIDRIDVAQVLVEHLLFRKETRWPTYQSRTDFPNRDDAHWLKFVNSIRDPLTGEIEMITRPYEQIVPGDRYQAK comes from the coding sequence ATGGAACGAAAAATAATTCATACGGATTTTTTGATTATCGGGGGCGGAACGGCGGGATGCATGGCCGCGGTGGAGATGAAGGAACGCTACCCTCAATGCTCGGTGACGATCATGGAGAAGGCCCATATCGACCGGAGCGGATGCCTCGCGGGGGGGATGAACGCGATTAATGCCTACCTGAACAAAGGAGAAACTCCAGAAAGCTTTGTTCGTTATGTCCGGGCCGATTCCTGCGGATTGGTGCGGGAAGACCTCGTCAAATCCATGTCGGAACTTTTTGAATACGGTGTCAAGAAAGTGGAGAAATGGGGGCTTCCGATCTTATGCGATGATGACGGAAATTATATCCCGCGCGGCCGTTGGAATATAAAAATAAACGGGGAATCACTCAAGCCGATTCTCGCAAAGGCGGCGCGATCCGCCGGGGCCAAGGTCTACAACTGGGTGACCGTCACGAATCTTTTGACGAAAGAGGCTCGGGTTGTGGGCGCGGTCGGCTTTTCGCTTCGGAATGGTACCTTTTATGTTGTTCAGGCGAAGGCGACACTGATTGCCACCGGAGGCGCCGCAGGGATCTATCGTCCAAATAATACGGGGGATGCCTCCCACAAGACCTGGTATTCCCCCTACAATACGGGGGCCGGGTATGCCATGGGGATCCGGGCCGGGGCAGAAATGACCTCCTATGAAATGCGCTATGTCGCGATTCGGACAAAAGATGCAATTGCGCCGACCGGGACGATTGCGCTCGGGGCTAAGGCACCGCTGGTCAACTCCGATGGAGAGCGCTTTATGGTGACGCGCTATGCCGATCTGGGAGGAGATGGCGCCCCGACCCCGTACCGGGCACATGGTCCGGTTCAGGAGATCAAGGAAGGACGCGGTCCGATCTACCTGGATACCCGGGGCCTCAGTGCGGAGAAAGTCCGGGACCTGAAGTCGGCCTACCTGGATATGTATCCTTCACAGGTCCTTTACTGGCTGGCCAATGATATCGACCCTGCGAGAGAGCCGGTTGAGGTTCAGACAACAGAGCCCTACGTGGTCGGAGGACATTGTCAGGCCGGATACTGGGTGGACAAAGACCGGAGAACCACATTAAAAGGTCTATACGCTGCCGGGGATGTTGCGGGAGGGGCTCCCTTCAAGTTTGTCTCAGGGTGCTGGGCGGAAGGGATCATCGCCGCGCGGGCCATGGGGAGCGACATAGAGAAGATGGCTCCGGCTGAGGTTGAGGCTGAACAGGTTGATGCCGAGGAGGAGCGTGCTTTTAAGCCTCTGAAGGGTCATGCAAAGTTACGGCACGGGATCAGCGCGGTGGACTTTGAGGCAAGGCTTCAAAAGATCATGGAGGAATATGCAGGCGGGGTTTCGACCCATTACGAGATGAATGAAAAGATGTTAACCATCGCCCGAGATCGCCTGGCGAAACTTCCGGGAGAGGTAGGCCAGCTGGTGGCCAGTGACCTCCATCACCTGATGAAGGTACATGAGGTCATCGATCGTATTGATGTGGCCCAGGTTTTGGTCGAACATCTCCTTTTTCGGAAGGAGACCCGGTGGCCGACCTATCAGTCCAGGACCGATTTTCCGAACCGGGACGATGCGCACTGGCTGAAGTTTGTCAATTCGATAAGAGATCCGCTTACGGGCGAAATAGAAATGATTACTCGTCCTTATGAGCAGATTGTGCCGGGAGACCGGTATCAGGCAAAATGA
- a CDS encoding DUF2059 domain-containing protein, with protein MRKTGSLLLMALALLFISHGPAKADEGGGKAEAVARQLIESSGADQFGSRVIEQMVGLQQKRMPDIPDQFWENFKAGTNPDDLVLLIIPIYVKHLSVEEMQAIIDFYKSPAGERLLDKLPQITRETMNAGRQWGAELRMEMTRKLQETDLKKLK; from the coding sequence TCTTTTGATGGCACTCGCTTTATTGTTCATCAGTCACGGACCGGCTAAGGCCGATGAAGGAGGAGGAAAGGCCGAAGCGGTGGCCCGTCAGTTGATTGAGAGCTCTGGAGCGGACCAATTCGGTTCACGGGTGATTGAACAGATGGTCGGATTGCAGCAAAAGAGAATGCCCGACATTCCGGATCAATTCTGGGAAAACTTTAAGGCGGGAACAAATCCTGACGACCTTGTCCTTCTGATCATCCCCATTTACGTGAAACACCTGAGTGTCGAAGAGATGCAGGCGATCATTGATTTTTACAAAAGCCCTGCAGGGGAAAGGCTATTGGACAAACTGCCCCAGATTACGCGTGAAACCATGAACGCGGGTCGTCAGTGGGGAGCAGAATTGCGCATGGAGATGACAAGGAAACTCCAGGAGACAGACCTGAAAAAGCTCAAGTAG
- a CDS encoding rod shape-determining protein, translated as MGLTDSILGWFSTDLAIDLGTANTLVYLRGKGIAINEPSVVAIERKSGKVVAIGTEAKRMLGRTPGNIVAIRPMKDGVIADFEIAEKMLSHFIKRAHNRSTFVRPRVIIGVPSKITQVEQRAVRDSAELAGAREIYLIEQPIAAAIGAGLPIAEPSGNMVVDIGGGTTDIAVISLAGIVYSESVKTAGDKMDESIVSYIKRKYNLLIGEHMAEMIKFEIGSAYPLDEKKTFMIKGRDLISGIPKTMVIDDSEMREALADPISTIINAIKVALENTPPELAGDIIDRGIVLAGGGSLLRGLDIRIREETNLPIITVDNPLTTVVLGTGKALDQLSLLRKISLASQSHL; from the coding sequence ATGGGTCTGACAGACAGCATTTTGGGATGGTTCTCAACCGACCTGGCGATTGATCTGGGAACAGCCAATACCCTGGTTTATCTTCGCGGGAAAGGGATCGCAATTAATGAACCCTCCGTTGTGGCCATCGAACGAAAATCCGGGAAGGTGGTCGCGATCGGGACTGAAGCAAAAAGAATGCTGGGGCGAACCCCCGGGAATATCGTTGCAATTCGCCCGATGAAGGATGGGGTCATCGCCGATTTTGAGATTGCCGAAAAAATGTTGAGCCATTTCATAAAAAGAGCCCATAATCGCAGCACCTTTGTTCGCCCTCGCGTTATTATCGGTGTCCCTTCCAAGATTACACAGGTTGAACAGAGAGCAGTCCGTGACTCAGCCGAGTTGGCGGGTGCCAGAGAAATCTACCTGATTGAACAGCCCATTGCTGCCGCCATCGGGGCGGGACTCCCCATTGCGGAACCTTCCGGCAACATGGTTGTGGATATCGGAGGAGGGACAACCGATATCGCCGTCATCTCCCTGGCCGGAATTGTCTATTCCGAATCGGTCAAAACCGCCGGCGATAAAATGGATGAGTCCATTGTCAGCTATATCAAACGAAAATACAACCTCCTGATCGGAGAACATATGGCGGAAATGATCAAGTTTGAAATCGGCTCCGCCTACCCGCTGGATGAAAAGAAAACTTTTATGATCAAAGGGAGAGACCTGATATCCGGGATACCCAAAACAATGGTCATCGATGACAGTGAGATGCGGGAAGCACTTGCAGACCCAATCTCGACGATTATTAACGCCATTAAGGTCGCCCTGGAGAATACGCCTCCGGAATTGGCCGGAGACATTATCGACCGGGGCATTGTACTTGCCGGCGGCGGATCGCTTTTAAGAGGACTGGACATCCGAATCCGTGAAGAGACAAACCTTCCCATTATTACCGTCGATAATCCCTTGACCACGGTCGTCCTTGGAACGGGAAAGGCCCTGGATCAACTCAGTCTGCTTCGTAAGATCTCTCTCGCGTCTCAATCGCACTTATGA
- the sat gene encoding sulfate adenylyltransferase, which produces MSISIPHGGKLISRFVDSNEVEPLTRKAEGLEKIVLTPREVSDLELIATGAFSPLEGFMGSDDYHHVLQEMRLKNGLPWSLPITLSVTTEEAASLKEGAEVALSQETGSSLAILKIAEIFPFDKEMEALAAYGTNDLSHPGVAYTHSLGDLLLGGRITMLRRPSGQPFQEHRLEPVQTRKLFEERGWKRIVAFQTRNPVHRAHEYIQKCALEITDGLLLHPIVGETKEGDIPADVRMDCYKVLLENYYPKDRTVLSVFPAAMRYAGPREAIFHAICRKNYGVTHFIVGRDHAGVGNFYGTYEAQQIFKEYDEGELGIRTLFFEHTFFCKPCLGMISAKTCPHDPSERITLSGTKVREMLKDGIRPPLEFTRPEVADILIKAMCR; this is translated from the coding sequence ATGAGTATTTCAATCCCCCATGGGGGAAAATTAATCAGCCGCTTTGTCGATTCCAACGAAGTGGAGCCCTTGACCCGCAAGGCTGAAGGCCTGGAAAAAATTGTCCTGACCCCGCGAGAGGTCTCTGACCTTGAACTGATTGCAACCGGCGCATTCTCCCCTCTCGAAGGGTTCATGGGGAGCGACGATTACCACCATGTTCTCCAAGAAATGCGTCTGAAAAACGGTCTGCCCTGGAGCCTTCCGATTACACTTTCAGTGACGACAGAGGAAGCGGCCTCTCTCAAAGAAGGCGCGGAGGTCGCACTTTCTCAGGAAACAGGTTCCTCGCTCGCTATTTTAAAGATCGCAGAGATCTTTCCTTTCGATAAGGAAATGGAAGCCTTGGCCGCCTACGGAACCAACGACCTGTCTCACCCGGGCGTGGCCTACACGCATTCCCTGGGTGATCTTCTCCTTGGGGGCAGGATTACCATGCTGCGGCGTCCGTCGGGTCAGCCTTTTCAGGAGCACCGGCTTGAGCCGGTTCAAACCAGGAAGCTTTTTGAAGAGAGAGGTTGGAAAAGGATTGTGGCATTTCAGACACGCAACCCGGTCCATCGCGCGCATGAATATATCCAGAAGTGTGCCCTGGAGATTACCGACGGGCTTCTTCTCCATCCAATCGTGGGTGAGACGAAAGAGGGGGATATCCCGGCTGATGTCCGGATGGATTGCTACAAGGTCCTGCTCGAAAACTACTACCCGAAAGACCGAACGGTCCTCAGCGTTTTTCCTGCCGCGATGCGCTACGCCGGCCCGAGGGAGGCGATCTTTCACGCCATCTGCCGGAAAAATTACGGGGTGACTCACTTTATTGTCGGTCGGGACCATGCCGGGGTTGGCAACTTTTACGGAACCTACGAAGCACAACAAATCTTTAAAGAATATGATGAGGGAGAACTCGGTATCCGAACCCTCTTTTTCGAGCATACTTTTTTCTGCAAGCCCTGTCTCGGGATGATCTCGGCGAAAACCTGTCCGCATGATCCGAGTGAGCGCATCACCCTTTCCGGGACAAAGGTGAGGGAAATGCTTAAGGACGGGATTCGGCCTCCGCTGGAGTTTACCCGGCCCGAGGTGGCCGACATCTTGATCAAGGCCATGTGTAGATAG
- a CDS encoding Rrf2 family transcriptional regulator — protein sequence MFSFSVKGEYAVRAILALSLHPGKDPLQVKSIAQKEEISFRFLEQVMSLLKKRALVESVRGPHGGYRLTKSPDQILLGDVLQAVEGSLTPMESSEKRQSKRSGFERKRVEEIVLQEVWAEVNASLKDHLDSITFEDLCERKREREEKQVLMFHI from the coding sequence ATGTTTAGTTTCTCGGTAAAGGGTGAATACGCTGTAAGGGCCATACTGGCCCTTTCTCTCCATCCGGGGAAAGACCCCCTTCAGGTAAAATCAATTGCTCAGAAGGAAGAGATATCGTTTCGCTTTCTGGAGCAGGTCATGAGCCTTCTCAAAAAACGGGCACTGGTTGAGAGTGTACGGGGACCTCACGGAGGCTATCGCCTTACAAAATCCCCTGATCAGATCCTGCTTGGAGACGTGCTTCAGGCCGTTGAAGGCTCCCTGACTCCGATGGAGTCCTCAGAGAAACGCCAGAGTAAGCGTTCCGGATTTGAAAGAAAAAGGGTAGAAGAGATTGTCCTTCAGGAGGTCTGGGCAGAGGTCAATGCCTCGTTGAAGGACCATCTTGACTCGATCACCTTTGAAGATCTTTGTGAGAGAAAAAGAGAGCGGGAAGAGAAACAGGTCCTGATGTTTCATATTTAA